A window from Calliopsis andreniformis isolate RMS-2024a chromosome 5, iyCalAndr_principal, whole genome shotgun sequence encodes these proteins:
- the Rep gene encoding rab escort protein: MEDDLPTEYDVIVVGTGMTESIVAAAASRIGKKVLHLDSNEYYGGLWATFNFDGLQKWIEDLKSSKDNIKDVSEIDLQPDEKFLKASDQYSTVENIEETWYISNEADLPVVSSKDTQTDSIGDGSGSGDEKPDDDKVEKKENVKQWSIDRIRKEYRKFNIDLAPKLLFARGELVELLISSNISRYAEFRSVSRVATFMFGKLKRVPCSREDIFKDKSVKFEEKRMLLKLLTSCMVQGADSPEFQEFQDKTFLEYLQSKNLTPMVQYYISQAIAMATDNTSCRDGVNRTSHFLNSIGRYGNTPFLWPMYGSGELPQCFCRLCAVFGGVYCLKRQLDGIVIDDHKCKAIISGKQRLTLEHLVVGQGHLPPEIVASEGEQRISRGIFITDRSIMQGEKENLTLLYYPPEEAGQEAVTVIELGPSTNACPQGLFMVHMTCKRTTNAKEDLAYVVNKFLKAEPFDPSVIRSSIHSHTQTVSPEKRHLQEGGEEDKEETAENLKPQVLWSLYLNLPASDIKLNESAPSNLHLCSGPDLELDFDFAVNQAQSIFKTMYPDEEFLPRAPDPEEIVIEGEEAPGPKFEGDIEAEEKQDVEKAEKEE; the protein is encoded by the exons GCAAGCAGAATCGGTAAAAAGGTTCTTCACCTAGACAG CAATGAATATTATGGTGGCCTATGGGCAACATTTAACTTTGATGGCCTGCAAaagtggatagaggatttaaaatCTTCTAAAGATAATATTAAGGATGTATCTGAAATAGATTTACAACCTGATGAGAAGTTTTTGAAAGCtagtgatcaatattcaactgttgAAAATATTGAAGAAACTTGGTATATTTCAAA CGAGGCTGATCTACCTGTGGTTTCTTCAAAAGATACTCAGACTGATAGCATTGGAGATGGAAGTGGTAGTGGTGATGAGAAACCAGATGATGATAAAGTTGAAAAGAAAGAGAATGTGAAGCAATGGAGTATAGACCGTATAAGAAAGGAAtatagaaaatttaatattgatttAGCGCCAAAG TTGCTATTTGCACGAGGAGAACTGGTTGAACTACTGATCTCAAGTAATATTTCTCGTTATGCCGAATTTCGATCAGTTTCTCGAGTTGCCACATTTATGTTTGGAAAATTGAAACGAGTACCGTGCTCGAGAGAAGATATATTTAAAGATAAAAGTGTCAAATTCGAAGAAAAAAGAATGCTTCTAAAGCTACTCACTTCTTGTATGGTACAAGGTGCTGATAGTCCAGAATTTCAGg AATTTCAGGACAAGACATTCTTAGAGTATCTGCAGTCGAAGAACTTAACACCAATGGTGCAGTATTATATTTCTCAAGCAATTGCAATGGCCACTGATAATACTTCTTGTAGGGATGGTGTAAATCGCACGTCGCATTTTCTCAATAGCATTGGACGATATGGAAATACACCTTTCCTTTGGCCTATGTATGGAAGTGGAGAACTGCCTCAATGCTTTTGCAG ATTATGTGCAGTATTTGGTGGAGTATACTGCTTGAAAAGGCAACTTGATGGCATAGTAATAGATGATCACAAATGTAAAGCTATCATTAGTGGTAAACAAAGATTAACTTTGGAACACTTGGTTGTTGGTCAGGGTCATTTGCCACCAGAAATTGTTGCCTCTGAAGGAGAGCAACGGATATCACGTGGAATTTTCATTACGGACAG GTCAATTATGCAAGGTGAAAAGGAGAATTTGACACTTTTATATTATCCCCCAGAAGAAGCTGGTCAGGAAGCTGTTACAGTGATTGAACTGGGACCATCTACAAATGCTTGTCCTCAAGGACTGT TTATGGTCCATATGACGTGCAAACGAACGACAAACGCAAAAGAAGATTTGGCCTATGTcgtcaataaatttttaaaagcgGAACCATTCGATCCATCAGTCATTCGGTCATCTATTCATAGTCATACACAAACTGTTTCTCCGGAGAAGAGACATCTTCAG GAAGGTGGCGAAGAGGATAAAGAAGAGACTGCAGAGAATCTGAAGCCACAAGTTTTATGGTCATTGTACTTAAATTTACCTGCAAGTGACATTAAATTAAATGAATCTGCACCTAGTAATCTTCATTTGTGTTCTGGTCCAGATTTAGAACTCGATTTCGATTTCGCAGTCAATCAG gcACAAAGCATTTTCAAAACAATGTATCCTGATGAGGAATTccttccacgagcaccagatccAGAAGAAATCGTGATCGAAGGTGAAGAGGCGCCAGGACCGAAATTTGAGGGAGATATAGAGGCTGAAGAAAAACAGGATGTTGAGAAGGCCgaaaaagaagaataa